Proteins found in one Brachyspira murdochii DSM 12563 genomic segment:
- a CDS encoding tyrosine-type recombinase/integrase, whose translation MASKSNNKLIVQNNNNIITEKQAELLIKQANYLNILDYMKEEQLIKQIDYEIEKENFFKQCSKTKSNHTKRQYRNGLNKLEEYCKMNKKNILFIKAREADDFITEVNSSELSNLSIRALVSSCSSFFSFLERRYPFMKNPFRGTKTRPPVKNKKRLEVPTKKEIELIIKDIADPLIKVAIIFIMECGVRVGALPKLEIRNNKYYSYSKGKEISWKVTDKVIKLLAKARRAKQNNLSFNNPFKNKSSEVIRNIFYRSSKRLYQQGKIKAAYSIHDIRHYFAVTLYKQTKDIELIRQALNHSSIAITGIYLKSLEVE comes from the coding sequence ATGGCTTCTAAAAGCAATAATAAATTAATAGTACAAAACAATAATAATATAATAACAGAAAAACAAGCGGAACTTCTCATTAAGCAAGCTAACTACTTAAATATACTTGACTATATGAAAGAAGAGCAGCTTATTAAACAGATAGATTATGAAATAGAAAAAGAAAACTTTTTTAAGCAATGTTCAAAAACAAAAAGCAATCACACAAAAAGACAATATAGAAACGGACTTAATAAACTAGAGGAATACTGCAAAATGAATAAGAAAAATATTTTATTTATTAAAGCAAGAGAAGCTGATGATTTTATAACGGAAGTCAATTCAAGTGAACTTTCTAATTTAAGTATACGTGCATTAGTTTCTTCATGTTCCTCTTTCTTTTCTTTTTTAGAGAGAAGATATCCGTTTATGAAAAATCCTTTTCGAGGTACAAAAACTCGTCCGCCTGTGAAGAACAAAAAAAGACTTGAAGTCCCAACTAAAAAAGAAATTGAATTAATAATTAAAGATATAGCAGATCCTCTTATAAAAGTGGCCATCATTTTTATAATGGAATGCGGAGTACGTGTTGGTGCTTTACCTAAACTAGAAATAAGAAATAACAAATATTATTCATATTCAAAAGGCAAGGAAATAAGCTGGAAAGTTACAGATAAAGTTATTAAATTATTGGCTAAAGCCCGCAGAGCGAAACAGAATAATCTTTCTTTTAATAATCCTTTCAAAAATAAAAGTTCTGAAGTGATAAGAAACATTTTTTATAGAAGTTCAAAGCGTTTATATCAGCAAGGTAAAATAAAAGCTGCATATTCTATACATGATATAAGGCATTATTTTGCTGTTACTTTATACAAACAAACCAAAGATATAGAACTCATTAGACAGGCATTAAATCATAGCAGTATAGCTATAACAGGAATATACTTAAAAAGTTTGGAGGTAGAATAA
- a CDS encoding single-stranded DNA-binding protein: MSDHNIVTLIGRLTADPQRKYTQGGMEIAEFSIANNYYVITKNTTEVNYFDIVAFGKLAETVSKYLIKGKQVLICGTLRQERWQDKNTNTTKSKVRIIMQSMQMLADKKDVNNAVENNSQEDDADRHLLGEEVPF; encoded by the coding sequence ATGAGCGATCATAACATTGTAACATTAATAGGAAGGCTAACTGCTGACCCGCAGCGAAAATATACACAAGGAGGAATGGAAATTGCTGAGTTTTCTATAGCAAACAATTATTATGTAATTACAAAAAATACTACAGAAGTAAATTATTTTGATATAGTAGCTTTTGGAAAATTAGCAGAAACAGTAAGTAAATATCTTATAAAAGGAAAGCAAGTTTTAATATGCGGAACACTAAGGCAGGAAAGATGGCAGGATAAAAATACAAACACTACTAAATCTAAAGTGAGAATAATTATGCAGTCAATGCAGATGCTTGCTGATAAAAAAGATGTGAATAATGCAGTAGAAAATAATAGTCAGGAAGATGATGCCGATAGGCACCTACTCGGTGAGGAGGTACCGTTTTAA